Sequence from the Equus przewalskii isolate Varuska chromosome 11, EquPr2, whole genome shotgun sequence genome:
CATGGCGGCTTCCTCCCCCAGAGCACCAGCCGCATCCTCAACGGGCAGGTCTTTGGCTCCCGTTCCTATTTCTTCGACCGGGCCGGGCACTGCGAGGATGAGGGCTGCTCCTGGGAGCACAGCCGGGGCGAGAGCACCAGGTAGGAGCCCTGGCCCCGCCTCGGGACCCctgggctccccccaccccccattatAGGTTTCAGTTCCCTTCTGTACCAGGTGAGTTCCCCTCTGGTTTCTTTCTACGTCTTGCCCCAAGATGCAGTTTGCCACGGTCTCAAGGGCTCAAGCTGTGGTCCTGGAGGGCTGGGTCACTGGGCTCTCTTCTaaggccctccctcccccagctcttgTGAATGTGGCCCTGGTCACTGCCCTGGGGCTGACCCTGTTTCTCTGCCTGCAGCATGTCGGGCAGCCTAGGCTCCGGCAGCTGGTACGGCGCCATCGGGCGGGAGCCAGGCTGGTGCGGGGGCAGCCAGACGCGGACCActcctctgctcttctcccaGGTGCTGGGACCAGGCAGCCACCACCACAGTCTCTACTCCACCCCACAGACGTGATCCCCCTCCGTTTCCCCCCAGAACACCCACACCCCAGTCCTCCCACCCTAGGCCTCTGTGCCAAGTTCATCTGCCGCTTCTTGCCCAGGATTCTGGGGGCtgtggctgcctcctcccctggccGGCTCCTTGCTACTCCTGTCGTAGTGAGCTTCTGCCGTCCCCTAGGATGGGGGCGTGGCCCTGGTTGCCAGATGCCCACAGCACCCTGGCATGACCTGCCACCTCTGCTTCGACACTGGAGCCACCTACCTCTCCTGCATTTGCCACTCAATAAAGTGTCTGTGCCCCACGTCCTTTCATTGGCTGTCAGTTGTCTGCTGTGCATTTCTCACCCTGTCACCTGTTTAGCTGAAGGCTGATCAGACACTGGCCCTTGGAGGGGGCTGCTGGGTAGGGAGAGGGAGGACCCTGCCGGCTGAGGGGGAGGAAGGGCCCTGCTCCCACTCCAGCGCCTCCCGCTTGAACACTTTCTACTCTTTCCTCAAGATCTGTtccaaatgtcacttcctttaGGAAGCCTTCCATCTCCAGGTCCGGGAACCGTGTCCACCCTTTTGGGTCCCATGGCCCCGTGGTTATGTGGCTATTACACCTCTTGCCCCCCTGTGGACTGGGACTTCTGGAGACCCTGTTTCCTTATCATCATGTCCAACCTGGCCTTCAGGTCCAGGGGCTGGTCCAGGGCCTGTGGAGGAGGAGCTGGCCGGTGACTGAGCAACCCCTATCTCCCCACCAGGTGTGGATTTGGCCAGATGGGTGGGCTGCCCCCACACAGTCTGCCTGGTGGTCCTGGGAGCCTCTAATAGCACAGTCACCGCCCTCTACTGCCACAGCCCTGGCAGATCTGTGCCATGGCTGGGAGTCCTTTATCAGGGGGTCTGTCTCCTGCCCACACACCTGGCTGTCCCAGCTCCTCGGAGTCCCTGGGGCCTAGCACTGAGCCTGTCTTGAAACCTTTAACTTGGAACTCTCCTGGGCAGCAGGCCTTCAGGGCTACTGGAGAGggacctgagactcagagaatcAGCTCGAAGCTGGACAATCACTTTGTCGAAAGGAAAACTGCTAACATTTGTAGGGCACTTTATTGtgggtgccaggctctgtgttgaGCGTTTGCAAATACCGACCTCTTTAATGCCTAGAACCGCACCCTGAGGTGACAATTAATCATCCCTTTTCTGTGAGTGAGAAAGGGCTGACTCCAGAGAGTCTGGTAAGCTGCCTAGGCCCCCTACTGGCAAGGGTGGTCAGCCCTAGAGCCCAGCTTAAAACCACCCACCTAGGGCGGAGGACCCTAGGCAAGAGGAGGGTCTTTGGAGAGATGGGGTCCAAAGTGGGTAAGGGCAGAGAGGGGTGAAGTTCAGGACCCACCAGGGCCCTGGCTCTTCAGGCAGTCGGGGAGGGAGTGCTGGCACCAGTTCCATGCTGGGATGGGCGCAGGGGTGAAGACAAGGGATGGGGAACAGGAGTCGGCGCAGGAGGAGCCCCAGCATGACTTCCCAGAGCTGCGTCCCAACCCCACCTGGGCCACTTCCAGGTTGCCTCAGTGGATCCTCCACCCTTCTGTCCCACGGGGTCTCGTCTCTCATAAGTGCTGCGCCCAAAGGCCAGGCTGTCCCCAGGGGCGGGGAGTTGAGGGCCCTTCCGTCCGGCAGTGGGCCTGGGAGATGCTGAGAGCTTAGCGTGGCGCCTGGCCGGAGAGGTGAGCCGGCTGATGTCCAGGCCGGGGCCTTACCGCTGGCCACGCTGGCTGGCCGGCGGGGCAGTGCCAGGGCTCTGGTCTGAGACTCCAGGCCCACCCAAGCGGCGACCCCTCTCGGATTCCTCTGACACTCACCTCCCGGGACCGGCCGGGACTGGGGGGCTGGGCGGCCGCAGGTAAGAGGCTGGGGGGGCGGCGCCGGCGGCGAGGGCGCGGCACCTAGGGAGGCGCGGCGCTGGAGGGGTTAAACGCCGGAGGAGGGGGGCTTCTGGCGGCGGGAGGGGGGGGTCCCAGCCCCGGCGGCCGCCCGCTCCgcccctgccgccgccgccgcctccgcggCCCAGCCGGCACCGGCGAGGCCGCGCGGGAGCCCGGGCCGCAGCCGCAGCCGCAGCGGAGCCGACAGTGAGTGCGGGGCGGAGAGGGCGGGCGCGCGGAGACGGGCGCGGGGAGGCGGGCAGGAGTCCGGGCAGGGGCGCGCGGGGGGCCGCCGGCCGGGCGGGGCGCCCCCCTCCCGCGCGTGGGCGCCTCCGGGAGTGATGCGGCCGCGCGTCCCGCCGCCCGTCACGCTCCGAGGCGTCTGCGTGAAGACGCGGGGAGGCGGTGGGAGCGAGCGGCGGCTGTGCAGTGCGTCTGGGCGGCAGGCGCTGCGCGGTGGCCCGCGGTCTGTGTGTACGCGAGGGGGTGCACACGTGTGCGTGGACCTCTGGGTTGCCTCGGCCCGGCGCGCACGCCCCTGGGGGTCCGGTGTGGCCGGGAGTCTGGAGAGCGTGCAGGTGGAGTGTGTGCGTGCTGCCTGGGCAGCGGGCTGGAGCCGCAGGGTGGAGCACGGGCGCGCGGGTCTTTGTGCCCGCGTGTGTGCGCGTGGGCACGGCCGCCGGCTGTCCCGGGGGCTGACAGCTGTCCCGGGGGATGCTGCACTGGTCCAGCCTTTGTCGCCCCCGCCCTGCTCCTTCTTAGAACCCAGCACCCTCCCTTCCCCCCGCCCTGCCTCGCCCCTGCGCAGCGACCGGGACCGCCCCTGGGTTCCTCGAAAGCCCAGCGGGGAGCTGGGGGACCATGGAGGGTCCCCACCCGGCCCAACGGGGCTAGCAGCGGATcggggagagcaggaggggagggagaagccgCGAAGATGCTGCCGCAGCCGCCGCGGACGAGCCGGACCCGCCATCCCCATCCTCACCCGGCGCGGTCCGAGTCCGGCCTCTCTGCCCGCTTTCCCTTCGCGCGTCTCCGCgcccccctgcctcctcctggaaggCTGGTTCCCCACGCCCCCTCCAGGCCCCGGCTTCTCCTTGCTcgccctgcctctccctcagcaggctcagtctctctcccttccactctccttccttccctttctggtgccctcttctcttctcacaccCTGGAGTCCCCGCACAGGGGCTGAGGGCCGGGCAGTGGAGGTAAGGGGGAGGacaaaggtggggtgggggggactgGGTGTGTCCTAGTACCCAGTGTCCAACCGGAGGGATGTGAGAAGAAGACGTCTGTGggcggcagggctgggggctccaAGGACCTTTGGGTGTGTAGGGGTTGGAGAAAGAGGGTGTAGGGGTGTCAGGCCAGGTGACTGATCACAGCATCCCTGGTTCTGCCCGCAGTGACCGCAGCTCCCCAGGAGCCCCCTGCCCGGCCTCCCCAGGCGGGCAGTGGAACTGGCCGGGCTCCTGGGCGCGCCATGCGCAGCACCACACTACTGGCCCTGCTGGCGCTGGTCCTGCTGTACTTGGTGTCCGGTGCCCTGGTGTTCCAGGCCCTGGAGCAGCCCCACGAGCAGCAGGCtcagagggagctgggggaggtcCGAGAGAAGTTCCTGAGAGCCCATCCCTGTGTGAGCGACCCGGACCTGGGGCTCTTCATCAAGGTGCGTGGGTGGGCCAGAGCCCCTTTGCCGTCACCCATGACCCCCTGGCACTAGCTGCATGCCGGTGGGGCCGTGTGCTGGGGTGCTGCTTCCAGATCGGCACCCCTGAGGGCAGGCTGCAGGGCAGACGCCGGGATCCAGGCCTCTGTTTTCAATATGGCGGCCATGGGGCCATTTATTTCCTTGCTGTGCCTGGCTTCGGCCTGTCCTCCTGGCCCATCTCCTTCCGCGTGTGATGATCGTTCCATAAAGGAACGCCTGATGGAGGAAATGAATAAATCGCTGTAGCACATGAAATATGTTACATTTTCGCAGATCTAACTCACGGGCTTAGGATTGCCAGATGAAATCCAGGACACCCagtgaaatgtgaatttcagcaGAACAaccaatactttttaaatataaatatgtcccatgaaatatttttagttgctaaatctggcaaccctacacTGCTTCCTATACTTCTTTGAAGTCACAGATGCCTTAGAGAAGCCCAAGAACACTGTGAACACTCCCCTACCGGCAAGGAAAAGTGCGCATATAAACATGTACAGATGATTCCAGAGAGTTCCAAGACGCCCTAAAGGCGGTCCATGCCACCATGGATGCCAGGTTAAGCAACCTTTCCCCCCAGAACACGTGCTTATGATGTGGAGGCTAGAGTGAGGGCAAGATGGGGTCTGCTTTGGTCCAGTGACTAAAGAAAGTGCTAAGCTTCAGCCTTCTGGGGGACTCTCAGGGAAGCCCCTCTGTGGCTGTCTCTGATTTCTGAGTCAccgtcacattaaaaaaaacaagattcaactTTAATAAATTAACGTTCATTACTTTATTAAAGAGTACCCCTCTTTTCTGCCTGTTCTTTTGGAGGGAGGAGCCATCACTGTGGAGGTCTCGGTGACCCAGCAGACTCCCAAGGGGGCAGGAACAGGAGCAGAGATGAGGGTGGGTGGGGTCAGGACACAGGCCACTTGACTTTGCCTCTGACACTTCCAGAATGCCAAGCAAGTCTCAGAGAGGCCTGGGCAGGAGAGTGTGTGTGGCCAGaccacagggcagagggagggaaggaatctGACCTATTTTATCTTCACAATGGAATTGCTTTTTTCTTGGATAGAAAGCTAGAAGGGTGGGTGacacctgctttatttctcttccccAGTTGGTCCTGCAGCAATTATgcccctactgtgtgctaggtgctGTGTTATCCAACATAGGGTAAGCAGGAAAGTTGATATCGGGGTGGAACAGATGCAGGCTCTGCCTTGGAGGATGTCACATCTTAGGCGAGGGGACAGATCAATGGAGAGAAAGATCACTGTAGGatgcagcaggaaaaaaaaagagctttcctTACTCCCTGCTGGGTTAAACATCTATTTGGGGTTGGGCTCTGGGGCTAGGTGCTGGGGGCAAGGGGGGAGATGCCGGGGGCCTTTGAGAAGAGCTGGCGATTGAAATGAGGCAGGTGAGATGGGTAGAAATTAAAGATGTGTGATTGGGTTGCAAGAGGCttgcaggcagaggagcagcATGAGCAAAGCTGGAAGCTGGAAAGCTCAGTGTTGTGCAGAATTCGGATTTCGCAGATGCCTAGTCATTTGAAGTAAAAATTAGAACACACAGGAtgacaaagtattttttttttgcccttaaGTAGTGAATTTATTGGAAAAGTGttgcaaaataaaatcacttttaagcatacatttcactttttggctttattaaaaaaaatcacaggcaaTGGGATCGTCTCGGAGAATCTGGGGATGAGGTCACTGTCACTTGGCTTCCCAAATGGGAGTCCCTGGAGAGAAGACTGGGGAAAGTGAGGTTGGGGCCAGATTGGAAAATGGCTTCAACACTGGGCTGGGGAGTTTGGAGCCTGTCCTGCAGACGGCTGGAGGCTCTGAGCAGTCATTCTAGGCAGATTAATCTTGCTAATGAGGGCTGCAGTCAAAGAGAGGGGAGGTGCTTTATGGCTCCCACCACACCCACTACCTTTGTGCCTTCACTCAGTGCTCCTGGGGGAAGGGCCCCTCTGCACCCCCTCCTCCTTATCCCCTCACCTCTGTCACTGTGGACAGGCTCTCTCAAAACACAGACTCTGCCCGTAAGGGACCTGCAGGCTGGCAAGAGAGGCAGGCGCGTGGCCGTCTCATTAATTTAATCAtctttattgagtacctactatataaCACAGGGTTTGGCTTGGACTTcagtggggcaggcaggggtTCAGGTGTCCATGAACCTCGGTAAAATTGGATGCAAAATTTATTGATGGTGTATGAACCTTCCTGGAGGGAGGGTCCCTGACTTCCACCAGATTTCCTAAGGCAAGGGACTCAGACAGCTTTCACAGGGGCAGTGGGAGTGGTGGGATCTGTGGAAAGCTGGAAATCACCGAGCTAGGTGGGGAGCGACCTAACAAATGTGCACTGCAGACTATGCTGTAAGAGACTGACTTCTTCCCAACCGCTCTGTGAGGTCGCTGCTGTGATCATGggccccatttgacagatgaagctGAGGCACGGAGggaccttgcccaaggtcacctagcaCCCAGATTTGAACCCGGGCAATTTGGACCCAGAGTCTGTGCTCATGACCACTGTAAAACTGGAATTCTGTTGTGCGAAATTTGGGGGCCCCCGAGAAGTCCAATGTTTCTAAGACAGTGCGGAGGTCAAACAAAAGTGGGCCACCCAGTCGGCAAGGTCTGCTCTGAGGGACTGCCTTCAGGGAggccagagggaaagggagagatgggAGGGGTAGGAAGGGAAGCACCCTGGAGACTGGAGGGCCGGGAGGTGGCCAGAACAGGAGGGAAGGGCTGAGGTTCCTCCTTTTGCGCCTTGTCCTGCAGGAAGTGGCTGATGCCCTGGGAGGGGGTGCGAACCCTGACACCAACTCAACCAGTAACAGCAACCACTCAGCCTGGGACCTGGGCAGCGCTTTCTTCTTCTCAggcaccatcatcaccaccatcggtgggggaggaggctgggcatGCAGAGGGGGTCGAAGGGCAGCGGGGCTGTCTCCTGGGGGAAGGCACAGCGGGAAGAGGGGGGTGTCAGGCTGCCCCTAGACCTCCTGCACGGCCCCTCTGCCCAGGCTACGGCAACGCGGCCCTGCGCACGGATGCCGGGCGCATCTTCTGCATCTTTTATGCTCTGGTGGGGATCCCGCTGTTCGGGATCCTGCTGGCAGGGGTCGGGGACCGGCTGGGCTCCTCCCTGCGCCGCGGCATTGGTCACATCGAAGCCATCTTCCTGGTGAGCTGCCCCTCGCCCTTACGTTGGGCTGGCACGTGAACGCGGCCCGAGATCGCAGGAGCCTGGCGCTCAGGCTCCTGGacgagggggtgggggtgagagtgGAGGTTTTGGCGACTCCTCTGTCCTGCCTACTGCCCCTCCCTGCAGAAGTGGCATGTGCCACCAGAGCTGGTGCGAGTGCTCTCCGCGGTGCTCTTCCTGCTGGTCGGCTGCCTGCTCTTTGTCCTCACGCCCACCTTTGTGTTCTGCTACGTGGAGGGCTGGAGCAAGCTGGAGGCCATCTACTTTGTCGTAGTGACGCTCACTACCGTGGGCTTCGGGGACTATGTGGCCGGTGAGGCCACCTTTCTCGTGCTGCACTTCCTTACCCACTTCATTCCTGCCAGGGGCTGAGCACGCCTGCATCTCCCTCCAAATTCCACATGGCAACTGTGCGCTTACACGCACAGTCGGATGGCTCCAACCCCTACCTCCACTCACGGAATGCACCCTCACATTTTTGCACGGATGCAACACCTCATGCACACCTACATTCTTGCATGGCTGCGCCCCCATGCATGCTCCCACATATATTAAGTGCACCGCTCACGTACACTCACATTCTTGCACTTGAGCAACCCCACTTGCATGTTCTTATCTTGCACAACTTCAAGTCATGCACACTCATCTTCTTGCATGCTTTTACAGGCTCTTTCACACACATTGCCCTGGGGAGGGTGGTTCCTCTCAATGATCTGGGAAGTGGGCAGCCAACTAGCGGCTCACCGGCTCCCCGCCTGCCCCACACTCAGCTTCTTTCTGTGCTCCCCGTGGTACCCCAGGCGCCAGCCCCAACCAGAACTCAGCAGCCTACCAGCCGCTGGTGTGGTTCTGGATCCTGCTCGGCCTGGCATACTTCGCCTCCGTGCTCACCACCATCGGGAACTGGCTGCGAGTAGTGTCCCGGCGCACCCGGGCAGAGGTAGGCGCCCCCGGTAGTCACCGGGCCTGGGCCGTGATGCTGCCGCGCGGTACCTGGCAGCTGGTTGACCAGCCTGCCTCCCTTCCAGAGTGTGGGCTCCGCCAGGAAGGGACTGAATGAGCCCCACTGTGCACAGGGCGGGCGAGAAAGGGATAAACTCAGGTTTGCAGGTGACTCCATCTCTGCTGTCAGATAgggttgtcagatttagcaaataaaaatgcaggaagCCCATTTTGTCGCCGTGCTCGTTGCGACCGTCTGAGGAGCTGGATGGAGGCGTAAAGGTCTCTGGGGCGCCGGAGGGAGAGCTGAAATAAAACTGGCTCTTTCCTGAAAAGGTCCTGAAGAAGAGGGCGCTTCGGGGccatggaggaggggagagcatgAGGCTGGGTGATGAGCCTGTCCCTCCTCGGGCGGGCTGAGGCAGTAGGACCAGGTGGAAAAGAGGGGCGATGCTTGATTGGCGAAGGGGCGGGCTTCCGGGGTTGCGGACGCAGTGGAGACCCCGGGTCGAGGACGGCCTTTCTTCCTCGCGCAGATGGGTGGCCTCACGGCGCAGGCCGCCAGCTGGACCGGCACCGTGACGGCGCGGGTGACCCAGCGAGCCGGGCCCGCCGCCCCACCGCCGCCGGAGAAGGAGCGGCCACCGCTGCCTCCACTGCCGTGCCCAGCGCAGCCCGCCGGCAGGCCCCTGTCCCCCGCGCCCCCGGAGAAGGCCGAGCCGCCCTCCCCGCCCACGGCCTCGGCGCTGGATTACCCCAGCGAGAACCTGGCCTTCATCGACGAGTCATCGGACACGCAGAGCGAGCGCGGCTGCGCGCTGCCCCGCGCGCCACGGGGTCGCCGCCGCCCCCCCAATCCTCCGAGGAAGCCTGCGCGGCCCCGGGGCCCCGGGCGCGCCCGGGACAAAGGCGTATCCGACTAGGGGCAGGACCCCAGGCCCGGGCCTCTCAAAGGGCTTCGTTCGTGCTCTCTCCCTGGCATGCTCTGCTTGTTTGACCAAAGAGCCCTCTCGAGCGGACTGAagcctggggaggaggctgcGGGTTGCTTGTCGGCCGCCTCCCCCTGCTCCCGGCCCTCTCCTCACTTCCTCCATTTCCAGACCCCCAAGGCTTTGTGTCTCGCTGTCCTGGCTGGGCCCGTCCCTCATCACACCTCACGCCTGTGCCTCAAAGCCTGcatcaataaatgaaaacagtCTGCACCACTGCGGGCGTGCCGGCTCCGGGGGACGCGTGGGTGTGGGAGTGCTAGCGTCTGGTCACCTCCGGGGCGAGTCAGGCCTCCCGTGACCCCCACGCCGAGCCCCCGCTCCTGCACCCACGTCGTTCAAGGCGTAGCCCTCTTGGCCGTGCTCCGGCCGGCGTCTCTGCCTGGAGGCCACCGGGTAGGGTCCGGCATGGGAATCTGCGAAGATGGGCTGTGCATCTCCAAGCTCAGCACAGCTCTtagggggctggggggcggggtggggcaaAGAAACGCATCTGGTGTGGGGGTCTGTAGCTTGAACT
This genomic interval carries:
- the KCNK4 gene encoding potassium channel subfamily K member 4 isoform X2; translation: MRSTTLLALLALVLLYLVSGALVFQALEQPHEQQAQRELGEVREKFLRAHPCVSDPDLGLFIKEVADALGGGANPDTNSTSNSNHSAWDLGSAFFFSGTIITTIGYGNAALRTDAGRIFCIFYALVGIPLFGILLAGVGDRLGSSLRRGIGHIEAIFLKWHVPPELVRVLSAVLFLLVGCLLFVLTPTFVFCYVEGWSKLEAIYFVVVTLTTVGFGDYVAGASPNQNSAAYQPLVWFWILLGLAYFASVLTTIGNWLRVVSRRTRAEMGGLTAQAASWTGTVTARVTQRAGPAAPPPPEKERPPLPPLPCPAQPAGRPLSPAPPEKAEPPSPPTASALDYPSENLAFIDESSDTQSERGCALPRAPRGRRRPPNPPRKPARPRGPGRARDKGVSD
- the KCNK4 gene encoding potassium channel subfamily K member 4 isoform X1 produces the protein MTAAPQEPPARPPQAGSGTGRAPGRAMRSTTLLALLALVLLYLVSGALVFQALEQPHEQQAQRELGEVREKFLRAHPCVSDPDLGLFIKEVADALGGGANPDTNSTSNSNHSAWDLGSAFFFSGTIITTIGYGNAALRTDAGRIFCIFYALVGIPLFGILLAGVGDRLGSSLRRGIGHIEAIFLKWHVPPELVRVLSAVLFLLVGCLLFVLTPTFVFCYVEGWSKLEAIYFVVVTLTTVGFGDYVAGASPNQNSAAYQPLVWFWILLGLAYFASVLTTIGNWLRVVSRRTRAEMGGLTAQAASWTGTVTARVTQRAGPAAPPPPEKERPPLPPLPCPAQPAGRPLSPAPPEKAEPPSPPTASALDYPSENLAFIDESSDTQSERGCALPRAPRGRRRPPNPPRKPARPRGPGRARDKGVSD